From Fusarium musae strain F31 chromosome 8, whole genome shotgun sequence:
CAATCTTATTAGGCAAACTGTAGGCTCAATTGCTAAAATTGGATGTTTGTGGTTCTTCTGGTTTGTTCTTTGGCATCTCATTTTGACAATCGAAGCATCAAGTGACCATGATATCCACCTCAAACATCAAGCGAGCGAGGGGAGCAAAGAAGGTTTAGGCCTAACCTTGGtcctaaatgataaaaagacttaggtaacttaggaTAAGTTTATGATACCTTTGACTAATTTTATCTTGATATCTTGAATCAAGGTctgaagttttcttgctccccgagggCGAGAAGCCAAACTTACCATAATACATGCCCTGGCATGAAATCGTTTGTTTCTATTCCAGAACATCTTTGATTTGTTATCATTCATCATGAATCTTCGAGAACCACGGCAACTCCATGCTCTTCGCCAGGCCTTGTTATACAGGGTACTATACACTCTAACCAGCTTTTGATACAATGCCATCACTTACATCTCCAACACCACTCCAACCTCTCTATACTTTCTATCCGCATAGACAAGCCCAaagtcctcgtcctcctcttccgcaACCCTCACCATCTCTACAACCTCTCCCACAACAATAACATGatctctcactctcaagaGCCCTCCCTCTGGCGCATCTTGGAGTACCCTACACCGAAGAGCAAACATGACGCCGTCCTCTCTTAGTACAGGCGCCTCGTCGCCTTCTTGGGTGTAATCCAGTCCCTTGAATGCATTCCCTCCAAAATTGCCTTTTGTAAAGTGACTCGCAACATTTGCGCCCCGCTCATCCCCTGATAGGACGTGTACGTTGAAACCACCGCTTGCTCTTATAGCGTCCAGTGTTCTGCTCGGCGTGGCAATGTTGAACGTGACGAGAGGTGTAGGTGCGAGTGTTAATGATGTAAAAGACGACATCGTCATGGCGCGAGGGCCGTCACCGGGTTGGTTTGATGTACAGACAACGACGCTGTGGGGAAGGAGACGCATAATGGAGCGAAGTTGTTCGGGCAGAGGGACTTGTTTCGTGGGATGAACAGTCGGAGGTTTTGCTGGGGACGTATGCCATGTAGTTGCAGTCGCAGTTGTGTGCTTTCTTCTATCTACAGTATAGCATTAGCTAGAGTAACAGGCCATGGCAGAAACACTCACGATGCAACGTCGATTGCGACGAATGAGAACCCGACACCGAAGCTATGTATCTTCCACAAACATCAAATCCTATTATTGAACGCTGTAGGCACCCCGTATTCCGCAAAGAACTGAATCCTCTGGTCCCGCCTCTCGTCATGACAAGTACTGTCGCAGCGCCATTGCGCAACGCTCGGGAGCTCTTCATTGACCACCACAGCGCATTATCAACAAATGCACTGGCAATAACCTCGAATAAACCGTAGGCAGAGCGTAAAATCGCCTCGTGTGAACAGGCGCCTTTTTATTTCACTCGTTCGAGGTCGGAGGCCGAGCCAGTCTAGAAATGACGAAGAACGATTGCAttttcttatcgataagatcCCGATCCCCTGCTTGGTGTACCCGCACTCGGACCTCGCATCCTAAATTTTACCGATCGACTTCAAGCCTACCTAACTGAAGCTTCACCACCAACCAGTCTAGGTCGCCAACCGCTGTCAGGGCCGTCAATTCGTCTTCTCCGGCCTTGCTCATAGTAGCGCTTCCAATTCACAATGGCCAAGTTCTCAGTGTCACCGGCGACTCTCTCGCCTCTACGAACAactctctcaacaccatgctCACGAACCCGCCTGTCCCTCGGCCAAGTCCGTCATGCCACATTTATTCCTCGACCACGCCGACCATACACATTCACCCAGCTCGTCACTCTATCTGACGGCTCTGCATACACCATGCGAACGACTTCACCATTGCCCATTTACCGCGCTACAAAGGACACACGCAACACATTGTTGTGGCAGCCATCTGAGAAGTCACTCAAGAACGTCGAGCTCGATGAGGCTGGTAAACTTGCTGCTTTCCGAGAACGCTACGGCCGTGCCTACGATGCTTCTCATGCTGAGGAGGGTGAAGGTGCTGCCGAGACAGCTGATGAAGGTTATGCGGACCTTATCACCGGATATGCGCCAACACAAGATGCGAACGCTATGAGGGATTCAGGACCTAAGAAGCAGGctaagaaaagaaagtaaataagGAAATAGTGTTGTCGAGAGGAGGAACAGCTACCACAAAAACCACAAGCCCGTGGGGGTGAAAATGAGTCTtgtataaattactattgaGGACATCCGAGAATTGGGAGCATGAGGTGGGTGGGGGCGGTTCGATATGTACAACAGCTATAAAGCCCCCAAGGCTTGTAAGATATAAAAAACACGTGTCTACCCCATCGCTACCAGATAGAACCGCCAAGATGCGTTGGAGAAACCGACGCTCGGTCCATCTAGTCCGAGTCTTCGTCTATCCTCGCCCGAGCGCGGTCAACCGCAGTATCGCCTCCcttttgctgctgttgctggtatACTGGTGGTCTGTAAAATACTGACTCGTCGTCTTCAGCGTCAAGTTGCATCAAGAATGTCTCCCACTTCTCGATAAGCTGTAACATGTTAGCACGCTTCTTATCTTCACTGCTTTCACTGTACTCGCCTCCTTTTGCGCCTCAACTGCGCTTTCAAGGAATGTCTCAACACCACTCTTGAAGTCTTCcactttctccttctcaaatCGATCAAGCTCGCTTCTCATCAACCGGCCCATATCCTCGAAAAGAAGCCTGGCCTGGTGAACCTTGCGCTCTGACTCGCCAACTTCAGCGCTCATTTGGTTGAGTCGGTCTTGCTGACTCTTTCCTTGTCTCAAAAGCTTGTCCTGtgtagccttcttcttctgtagTTCCGACTCCGCAGCATGCCATGAATAGAACGCCTTTTGTCGCTGGCCAAATGCCTGCTTGACTGACCCGATGAGGCGAATGTACTCCTCGAGAATAATGCCGAATGTCAGAACATCCTGCTGGGCCTGGCGGTCATACACATCTCGAATAGTAAGCTGGAGCTCGGAAAGAGCATCAAGGGGGCCTGATAGTGAGGGTGACAATTCAACGGTGGAGAGTGCGTGGAGGGAAGCTGAGAAGTCACCAGCTGCCTCGGCCATCATCTTACGTTGGCTGACCATGGTCTCCATAGCCTTGAGAAGTCCCTTGAGCTGATTCTCGAGAGCATCGAGATAGACCTTGCGATCATGGAACCAGTCATCCTGTTCCACAAACTTGTTTCCGCCTCCAACGTTGATACCCAGAGACCCAAGCACACCCTTGCTCTCGGTAGGAATGGGCTCCCGCCTCTCCTTGTGCTTGACGTCCACATTGAAAGTTTCGCTTTCCAAAAAAAGCTTCAGATCGGGATCGTGCTGGAGCGTAGGGTGTATCGCGGTCTTGTTaagcatcttctcaagagcagctCGTCGGCTCTCAACAAAATTGCTGTCGAAGCGACCGACAGCCTGCTTCTCAGGAGGAGGTGGAACCACAATTCCAGGGTTGTTGCCATGGAGAGTCGTGTAAAGCCAGAGAAAATCGCGATATCGGCGCTTGACTTCGAACTCGGGCTGTTTATATCCCTTGGAAGTGGTCTGTTTCTCCGCGTAAGTGCTTGATTGAGTTAATTGGACGCCGGCGCTTCATACCTTGGTTCGAACGGAATAGACAATGTGGGAACTTGTCAGATCGCCAACTTTGTGAGGATCTCCAACCGTAATCTGGAACGTGGGCTTGGCAGCTTGCTCAACACTAACGCTCGGCTGATTGCTGCTCCTGACGGCACTGGGCTGGGCAGCCTCAACGGGAGGAGGTGCGCGAGGAACCTTTGGCCCATCgttctcgtcatcgtcgaTATGGTGAGGATCCGCAGGTcgtcgctgctgctggggcTGCGGCATGGTGGTACGAATCACCATCTGCTCCTTTTGCGGAGGCACCGGAGGGGCATCCTGGGCAGAGCCATTGTCTTCGGTGGCGGCGCCGAGGGGACCGAGAGGATCATCGACAGCTTCGAGACGTGTGGGTTGAGCGACCAGCCGACGTGGTCCTCTTGATGGACGAGGGGCCGACGAGGAAGCCGAGGGAGCTGGGTTGGACGATTGCGAGGCCGCGGCTTCAGGCTGCGATGCCTGTTGCGATGCGGCCCGTGATGAGTCGGCCCAAGGCGATTCTTCGACGTCCATTTCTGATTAATGCGATCGCGAGACGCTACCTCTGTTGGGATTCAAAGTGGTCGAGGTTGATATGTAGAACGGGCTTGAGATGGAGGTAGAGGTTGGAAGCTTGGGGAGCATGCCTCCACAGGCGGACGTCAGCGGAGACGGCCCCACTCTTCCCCGTAAGGCAGGTACGTATTGTTATATCAACCATCTCAGCTTCAAATTAGACGCCTTCAAAGACTACCTTACCATAGAATACTCAGATATGCAATCAGTGATTGAATATGGTCATACGTTCGCAGTATTTGGTGGTTATTACTCAGAATTCTATTACTACAGGACATCCATGCTCTGTTGCAAAGAATGACATCAGCCCCAATACGATTTCCTGTGGACTGCTCTCTATTCCGGCTTGTTCACTGAAACCAGTCTCTTTATTTAATCTCGAAATTCGGAATCATCCTGCCCTTGCTGAATATTCTCAATACCTGTGATCATGAACTCTATACGAAGGTAGCCCATTGCGCCTCTCCTGATCGTCTGGCCCAGTTTCATCGTCGACTATTTGCGAGGTCTCGCCGTCAGCCCCAAATCTATTCCAAAATTAGCGGCAAATTGTTGCCTTCGCCGTTTCTCGCGAGCAACTGGGTCGACTGCCTCCCGCTCCTAACGTTCGGGGTCGTAACAGCCGCCTACAATTACCAAGTTCATCCGTGTAAACTTGACCTTCATCACTggtgtcttcttcgtcgggAACGCGCTGATCTGATCAGGTGTGATCATCAcctccttgttctttttcttatgAGTTCCGGTGGTGCCGCTGGTACCCGCTGGTCCTGATGTTGCGGCTGTAACGCGAGAAGCCTCACCAGCAGGGCCTCCTGCGCTTGTGCCATCGACCCCTGTTGCCGCCGTATCGAGGCCTGTCTGTTGCTGACTCGCCTTTTGGGGATCAGAGGGCAGCTCGACATCCCAGAGTCGGACTGTGCCATCTTGACCACCAGAAGCAAGCACGTTGGATTCAACGCTGAAGCTGAGTGACCAAATTCCGCCCTTACCATGGCCACGCGACCGCTTGATGCGTGTTCCTTTCGCAAGGTCCCAAAAGAAGATGTTACCTGCACAATCGGCACTTGCTAGGATCTTGCCATTTGGCGCGCATTCCAAGGCGGTGATGTATTCGTTGTGGCCTGTGAACACGCGGACACAACCGCCAGTTACGACAGACCACATACGGATCGACTTATCAGTCTCGTCAGAGGCGGAAAAGACATAGAGGCCATTAGGATGCCATGTAAGCGCTGAGATGGACGTGTCATGCCCAACCAACAATCGTTGAGGGGAAGCATGATCTTGCATCCACAGTCGAACAGCTTTGTCGTATCCTCCACTGATGAAATAGTGTCCGTGGGGACCCCAGAGTGTCCTGAAAGCAGGTCCATCGTGGGACTTGTATAGACATAGGCAACTCCAAGACTCTAGTGACCACAGACGAATCTGGCCatctgcagatgcagatagTAGCAGCTTCGGTCGCGTGTCCATGGCAGGATTCGACTTTCCTTCGTCACCAAAGAGCTTCTGCGGAGGGCCAGAAGCAGCATCGGAGAAGGACACATCGTAAACAGGCCCAGAATGTCCGATTAATTTGCGGCTGTTGAACTTCGCTTCTTTCTCGTGCGCGTTCATCGTGGGTAAGGCTTTACCATCCAGCGACCAAACGCGAATGTAAGATTCCGTGGTACCAGCTGCCACTAATTGTCCATCGTTGGAGAAGTCCATACAGGCAACACTGCAGTTTGTCAGTATCAGCCGTTCCTCGAGGGCTATCGAAACTCACCTTCCAAGCGTGTTATGGAATGTAAACATGCATGCGCTGATGGGGACTCCCACGCCTCCCGTCGCACCATCGATCTTGAATCGGTCGCGATTCTCTCGAAGCTTTTGCATTTCCAGCATGATGTCCCTTGGCCTCGAGGGTGGTAAGGGTAACTCTGCTCTGCTTGGTGCATCTGCACTCTCCTCACGCTTGATTTTTTGGTCGAACTCATCCACTAGCGACGTTTTCCCGGGAGGTGGCGGAATTcgtcgctcttcttcctcaagctcagctcGCACATCGTCGCGCAGGTCGGCATCCATAGGTAGTGGTCCAAGCTTCAGGGGAGCAGTTGGGTCGAGAACGTCCTTGTTCGACAAGCCAATATTGACGCCCGGAATACCTTCATTGGTGTCCACGCTCTCTATCTCCAtgtttcttgaccttctgtAAACAGCTTCGAAACTAAAAGGGGTTATAGGTCCACGAGCTGTAGAATCAATCTGGCAGTAGGTTGCCAGGATTTGGCGAATCACGGAACCACCCTGGTCCGACTCGCGCTCCAGAAAGTTGAAAAGATCACCGCTGGCATGTTGGTTCAGAGGGATTCGGTACTTGTTTTCCCGATACAGCTTTGTCATGGGGTTCTCGTTGATGTGTTGTGGTAGTGTGATGGTaccaagggtcttgagatcATCTGCGTGTACTGGCTGGAAGTTAGGACCGATGTCTCTAAGGAAAGCCTTCGCATCTTCAGTGTAGGCATGTTGGACAAGTTCTAGGAAAGAATAGACGAAGACGGGCCACAGCAGCTTGGACAGTTCGAACTGGGGTTGTCAGCAAAGGAAACAGCGGGGGGGCGATCATGGCATACCTTGTATATGTCCAAGTTGTTCTCGACCCATTCGCGTAGTAGTCCAAAGGCTCGTTGGTACTTTTTGGGGCCGAGGTTGGCCAGTTGATAGATAGGCTTGCCGTCAGGGCCGAGATGTTTCGATTCCTGACGAAACACCTCTTCGGTTCGGTTGAAGCCCCTCTTGAGCAAGTAGTCTGTAACCTGTTCTTGGGCTTTAGCAATCATATATTCCGATGGATCTTTCATTATAATTATGGTGCGCGAGCTGATCAAATATTTGGGTGTGTAATGGGTGGATGATGGTCTGCGTTACTGtggctcaagatcaagagaagTTGAGATAAGCACCTTGGACAAGTTACATAGAGACAATGTGCAATGGCCGATGCTTGATATGTGTTGTCATGGAGAGTGCTAAGAGGCACTGGCAAAAGATGATATAATGGTCGCTGTTATGTTGGTGGTGTGATGGAATGAGACAACCATGGAGATTCATCAAACAAACAAGTAGAAAGTAACTTACAATCTGGTTGAGATTCTGATTCGACATTGGGCCTCCAGATGAGCCACTCTGGCCCGTCGCTGCGGCTGCTGTTGCGTGtgttggagctggaggtgtTGGTGCAGGCCCTTGATAGCCTGGCGCTTGAGGTGCGCCTGGTGTTTGTGCTGGCCCAGACATAGTGAAGGGCAGTGACTGTTAGAGAAGAAAGCGGGTTTGTATTGGAGCCTAGGTGTTCGATCCGGCCTATGTACACCACACGCTGGTAGAGAGTGAGTGTCCCTCAGCGATATGTCATACCCCAGTTGTGTCTTTCGGATGGGGGCCAGGTCCTGTCGCTCTCcaagttgatgagatgaaagatCACAAACTGCCAGTCTGTGGCAGTGTCCTAGTTTATCGGATATTCGAAAGAGTTTGTAGGTCGGTTATATCTGAGAAGTGAGATACTTCGAAGTTGAATGATTGTAGCTaagaagacgatgagatcCTAAGGTTTGTGTGAGTTGTAACCTCGATTCAATGCTGAAAGTTAGTGTGAATCGTGGATGATTGAAACGCGCCAAAGCTTAGCAGAGCGCGCGTGGAGGTTAACCGATGATTAAGCGGCGCAACATGATATTGAACCCAATGAGACAATAAGAGCGTGGCACGTACAAGAATATCCAAAGTTGAAAAACTCGGGAttttcttgttgttcttttcGATTCTCAAGAACCCTTTCCCTGACGTTCATCCTAATAAACCTGTGCTGCTGTTGAAACAATTGATTGAGTACCCACGCACGGGCCGCCACCGCGATCTGCCAATGACAGCGGGTACGTATCTCTCGCCCGTTCTTTCACTCATTGAGATTCGTTTCGTTGCACTTCAACTCACTTCAGCTTCACCATCACAGAGAATTCTGTTACATTTCATTCATCTACCTGCATCAGAAGAAGGCGATTTCGGCAATTGAAAGCCTGAATATCTTTTCTGAGTATTTGCTTGCATTGAAATATCACAAAACTTTGTCCTAACTGAGCCCTGTGTTCAACCGGGAGTTTGAGCATAAATCCAAGGACCCTTCatcgtcaacttcatcaCTCACCTACACGGAAAGCTCTCAAAGTTCATGTCACAGTCATGGCTTCCCCAAATGATGTGGAGATGACTGGTGCCGAATCATCACGCAACGAGCCATTCACTATTGAAGAGAACATCCGCCAGCTAAATGCCATCGACCAACAAATCATCCAGCTCATGAAACACACTGCCACAGCACTCAACGCACTCACAATACCAAAATCCACAGAAACCGACCAGAACATGGATCCATCAGCTGAACCTACAAAGCCATCACTAGATCCTGGTACACAAAAAGAAGCCTTCGCTTCTGCGACAGATCAGTTCTTCCAGGCACTTCACACCGTCGATGTCAAGATCAAACGCCAGGTCATGGCACTCGAGGAAGCCAATATCATCAGTCTTGCTCCACCGCCTCGCCTGAATAAGACGGGTCCCATCATCCCACAACCAACGCCCAACGGAGTGGGAGCTGTGGGCAACATCGGAGCGGGCTGGTTGAACAGTCGAGGGACAAGAGTTGAGAGGGATATGGAGGCAGAGCTCTGGGGAAAGGCAAAGGAAAttttgaaggagaaggaa
This genomic window contains:
- a CDS encoding hypothetical protein (EggNog:ENOG41), translated to MSSFTSLTLAPTPLVTFNIATPSRTLDAIRASGGFNVHVLSGDERGANVASHFTKGNFGGNAFKGLDYTQEGDEAPVLREDGVMFALRCRVLQDAPEGGLLRVRDHVIVVGEVVEMVRVAEEEDEDFGLVYADRKYREVGVVLE
- a CDS encoding hypothetical protein (EggNog:ENOG41) yields the protein MAKFSVSPATLSPLRTTLSTPCSRTRLSLGQVRHATFIPRPRRPYTFTQLVTLSDGSAYTMRTTSPLPIYRATKDTRNTLLWQPSEKSLKNVELDEAGKLAAFRERYGRAYDASHAEEGEGAAETADEGYADLITGYAPTQDANAMRDSGPKKQAKKRK
- a CDS encoding hypothetical protein (EggNog:ENOG41); translation: MDVEESPWADSSRAASQQASQPEAAASQSSNPAPSASSSAPRPSRGPRRLVAQPTRLEAVDDPLGPLGAATEDNGSAQDAPPVPPQKEQMVIRTTMPQPQQQRRPADPHHIDDDENDGPKVPRAPPPVEAAQPSAVRSSNQPSVSVEQAAKPTFQITVGDPHKVGDLTSSHIVYSVRTKTTSKGYKQPEFEVKRRYRDFLWLYTTLHGNNPGIVVPPPPEKQAVGRFDSNFVESRRAALEKMLNKTAIHPTLQHDPDLKLFLESETFNVDVKHKERREPIPTESKGVLGSLGINVGGGNKFVEQDDWFHDRKVYLDALENQLKGLLKAMETMVSQRKMMAEAAGDFSASLHALSTVELSPSLSGPLDALSELQLTIRDVYDRQAQQDVLTFGIILEEYIRLIGSVKQAFGQRQKAFYSWHAAESELQKKKATQDKLLRQGKSQQDRLNQMSAEVGESERKVHQARLLFEDMGRLMRSELDRFEKEKVEDFKSGVETFLESAVEAQKEASTLIEKWETFLMQLDAEDDESVFYRPPVYQQQQQKGGDTAVDRARARIDEDSD
- a CDS encoding hypothetical protein (EggNog:ENOG41), encoding MASPNDVEMTGAESSRNEPFTIEENIRQLNAIDQQIIQLMKHTATALNALTIPKSTETDQNMDPSAEPTKPSLDPGTQKEAFASATDQFFQALHTVDVKIKRQVMALEEANIISLAPPPRLNKTGPIIPQPTPNGVGAVGNIGAGWLNSRGTRVERDMEAELWGKAKEILKEKEAKLESGSG